Sequence from the Candidatus Marsarchaeota archaeon genome:
GCCTGGGGAGTACGGCCGCAAGGTTGAAACTTAAAGCAATTGGCGGGGGAGCACACAAGGGGTGGATGCTGCGGTTTAATTGAATCCAACGTCGGAAATATTACCAGAAGCGACGGCAGGGTGAAGGTCAGACTGAAGATCTTACCTGACGAGCCGAGAGGTAGTGCATGGCGACCGTCAGCTCGTGGTGTGAACTGTCCGGTTAAGTCCGGTAAGTCTATGAGTGATGCAATGACACAAAAATTAAGGCTAACACCAGAAACAAGCTATATGCTTGGAATATACAGGTGCAATGCAGGAAAGCGCATTGAGCTTGCCTCAAGCGACGATGATATGATTGCGAGGTTCGCCAAGCTCGCTATGCAAGAGTTTGGCGTAGAGCCTAACAGGATACTCATCGAGAGCGAGGGCAGGCGCAAAAGGGCTTTCTTCTACAATTCCACATTAGTCAAGCGTTTTGAGAAAGCGCTTGAAAGAAGGCCGAATATATTCAAGTATGCTAACGCATACTCAGGCAGCTATTTCGCAGCGCTGTTCGACTGCATGGGCGGCAACGATGCAAAAGGCATCTTTATAAGCCGCCTTGACAGCGTTGACGAGGTGGTGCTTGAGAGGCTTAACATACATACGGAGAAGAGAGGCAGCAAGTCGTATTTCATTAATACTTCATCGTTTATCATGCTGATAAAAGAATACAGCCTTAAAATTGCGAGCATTGCTCATTGACCCGGAAACGAGCGAGACCCTTACTAACAGTTGCCATCTGTCTAGAGATAGGCAGAGCACCCTGTTAGGACCGCCTTCGTTTAAGGAGGAGGAAGGAGAGGGCGACGATACGTCAGTATGCTCTGAATCTTCTGGGCTACACGCGGCATACAAAGGTCGGCACAATGAGATGCAACACCGAAAGGTGAAGCTAATCCCCTAAAACCGGCCCAAGTTCGGATTGAGGGCTGAAACTCGCCCTCATGAAGCTGGAATCCCTAGTAATCGCTTGTCACTATCGAGCGGTGAATACGTCCCTGCTCCTTGCACACACCGCCTACCAAGCCACCCAAGTGAGGTCTTAGTGAGGCAGCGCCGCTGGCGTTTTCGAACTAAGGTTTCGCAAGGTGGGCTAAGGTATAACAAGGTATCCGTAGGGGAACCTGCGGATAGATCACCTCAACAATATAAGTGTGCGGGCCATATATCGGTACCTGCATAAATCCTCAAGACTGCAATTTTTGCTTCCCAGCGCGAGCCATTTTCTTTTTTCGAAACGTTTTTAGCTATTTAAAACAATAAATGCACGCAAGTGATAGAATGAACTTCTCAAAGCAGACGGACAATTTCCCGGAGACGTTTTACGCGTTCATAGAGATACCGCAGGGCAGCGGCATAAAGTATGAGTACAAGGAGGACCTCGAAGCGGTGGTTGTCGACAGGTTCCTTTTCACCTCGATGACGTATCCCACAAACTATGGATTTGCGCTTGGAACTAAGGGAAAGGACGGAGATCCCCTTGACGTGCTTGTAATGTCGCAGGTGCCGATATCAAGCGGCATGGTGATAAAAGTCAGGGCGATAGGCATCGCGGTGATGAGCGACGAGGAGGGCTCCGACAACAAGGTAATAGCCGTGCCTGTAGAAAAAGTTGATCCTTCGTTCGCTTCGTACAAGGACGCCCAGGACATACCTGAATTCATGAAGAACAGGATAAAGCATTTCTTCGAGCACTACAAGGAGCTTGAGAAGGGAAAATTCATGAAGTTCGAGAAGTTCGAGGGCAAGGAGGAAGCGATGAAAGAACTAAAGGAATCAAGAGTCTAAAGGGATTGAAGAACGCCATCTCCTATTTATTCTTTCTTTTCCAATTTGGCTTATGGCATTGGTTCTTTTCGTATGCAAGGAAAACACCTACAGGAGCCAGATTGCCGAAGCGTTGTTCAACAGCATGGCAAAGAGGGATTCGGCAATCAGCGCTTCAGGAGCAGAGCCGGCCAAAGAAATAAGCCACGATGCTATAATGCTACTCAAGAAAACGTATGGAATAGATATGAGCGGGCAGAAGCCGAAGATGCTCACGGAAAAGATGCTCAAGTCTGCCTCAAGGATAATAACAGTATGCGATCCCAAGGACTGTGTGCTTCTTCCTAAGAGTTACAACGCAGAGCACTGGAGCATACCTAAATTCGAAGGAATGAACGACGAAGAAAAGGAAAAGAACCTTAAAAATTTATATGAAAAGGTAAAGAAGTTGGTGAACGAGTTGGAAGCTGGTTCACCTTGATCGCGAAAGCTGCCCGTCCATTTCTACTGCAACACTGCAGTTTTTGTCCCTGCAGAAAGGCCTTGACCACTTCAGCAGCGGCAGCGCCGCCCTGTCCAGATCGCTGCCTTTGGCTGTAATAACGTAATGCACCGAATCGTTATCTTTGCGTATCAGCCCGTTGCTCTCCATCAGCTTTAATACATCAGCTAGGCCCTTTGGGCTTATCGGCGACAGCCTTTCCAAGAGTTGGTTATACCTTGAAGGGCCATAAACTGCTATGCTATTAAGCGCTATAAGAAGCCATTTCTTCGAGACCAGCGACAATGCTTCCTGTGCAGCGCATGCGCCTGAATTTTTCATTGCATCACCTTTCACTTTATAACTATAAAGTTTGTAGTTTAAATACCTTATTTGCTTATATTTAACAGTAGATTGCATGAACAGCTATGCGCAAGGCAGCAGTTTTGAAGCATTTGAAAGTACGACCGCAATCCTTAAGACGCTTAAAGTAAGGTTTCTGGCATTCTTCGCAGTTCTGTTCGTATTTTACTACGTCATTTTTTCATATTTCCATTTCGGCCTGGCGCTTTTCGGGATAGGCTATTATTTTTACTATATATTGGCATCTTCATTTGTGCTCTCAATACTTGCAGCTTTCTCCTTGGTCATAGGGCTTTATTCTCAAAAAGCCTTCAGTAGCGGCGCGAAGAGCAGCAGTAATGGTATTTATGCATTCATAATAAGCCTTGTGCCTTCCACAATGTGCTGCACCCCGGTCATACCTTCTATCCTTGTTGCAGTATTCGGATCAGGCGGCATTGCCCTCGCGTCAGGTGCAATACAAGGACTTCTTTCAGATTTTAGCCCTGTGTTCATAGTATTTGCAGCGCTGCTCCTTTATTATTCAATCTATGTTTCGTTAAAGAGGCTGAAGAAACCTTCGTGCAAATGTTAGCTGGTGAAAAAATGCAAAAAAAGAGAGTTATCTATGTATTTGCGGCAATATTAATTGCAATTGCTCTTGTATATTTCTTTGGGATAAATCGAAGCGCAGGAGCTTCGCAGTCGTTCATGCCGGCAGTGGGGGCAAAGGCTCCGAATTATTCCTTTATATACGCTTCTAATGGCACAGTGGCGAATGTTTCATCGTTGACAGGCAAGCCAGTGCTTCTTTGGTTTGTCGCAACGTGGTGCAGCGGATGCGCAGTAGGAAACGAAATGCTAAATGACAACATCAGTTACTTCAAAAATAAAGGCATAAATGTAATCGAAGTTGAGCTCTATAAAGACTTGGGATATAGCGGCGCACCCATAAACACATTCGTAAATGATTATGCGCCGGATGTGACTTCCTACAGCAACTTCAGAAGCGCCATTTCAGGTTATAACTTATCTCTTGCATACGATAAAGACGGTTATCTTGACATATATTATTTGATAGGACCAAATGGAAAGATACTTTACGAGAATGACGGCAGCCTTGCAGCCACGATGAAAAATCTTAAAAGTAAAATAAACTCCCTATCTAGTTCATTGTGATAAAACAGGTTTTATAAATGGAAAAATTCGACTATGCGATAATCGGGCAAGGAGCAGCTGCGTTCGCCGCAGCAATCAAAGCAAACGAGCTAGGTAAAAATACGGTAATGATAGGCAAGAATGCGACCGAAGGGGCAACGCTTGGAGGAACGTGTGTAAATGTAGGATGCGTGCCTAGCAAACGCATGATAACAGTTGCAAGATTCGCAAGAGAGCTGAAGGTCAAGCGCTTCAGAGGGTTCGACTATGATAAAGGCAGCCTGAAATACAAAGAGATAGTTCAGGAGAAAGATGACCTGGTAAAAGGATTCCACGAATCCAAATACGAGAACGTGATGGATTCGCTTGAAAAAGTCACCTATTTGAACGAGTTCGGCTCGCTACAGGGGGCTGGCAGGATAAAGGCAGGTTCCAAGGAGATTGAAGCAGGCAAGATACTGATAGCCACAGGGGCAAGGTCGTTCATACCGAAAGTCCAGGGCATTGAAACGGTAAAATGCCTGGACAACGAAAGCGCCCTGTCTCTAAAGGAGCTTCCGGAAAGCATGGTTGTCATTGGCGGCAGGGCAATAGGATTGGAATTCGCACAGATGTTCTCCATGTTCGGCACGAAGGTGACAGTATTGCAAAGGAGCCCTACAATACTCCCGAATTGGGAGCCTACGATATCAAAGCATTTGGACAAATACCTGCGAGATGACGGAATAGACATAAGAACCAATGTAGAGGTTAAATCCGTTGCTGGGAGTAGCGGCAGGACTGAAGTGAAAGCGCTGGTTAACGGCAAGGAAGAAAGCTTCGTTGCGGACAAATTGCTTATGGCTACAGGAAGAACGCCGAATACCGAAAAGCTAGGGCTAAAAAACGTAAACCTTGAGACTAATGATAAAGGTTTCATAAAAATAGACGGTATGATGCAGACAAACGTGAAGGGCATTTATGCGGCAGGTGATGTGACCGGCAATCCGATGCTTGAAACGCTTGCTGCCAAAGAGGGGAACATAGCTACGCAGAACATGTTCGGGAATAAGAAGGTGAAGATAGATTTAAACGAAGTTCCAAGCGCAGTGTTCACGGAGCCAGAAGCAGCAATGGTCGGCAGAACAGAGGAGCAAGTAATAAAGGACCTTAATAACTGCGGATGCAACGCACTTCCAATGGCGCTCGTTCCAAAAGCAGGCATAATATCTGATACAAGAGGTGTAATAAAAGTGGTAATAAACCCAAAAACGCATGAGATACTTGGAGCCCATATGCTTGGACACGGAGCTGCAGACCTTATACACGAAGCAGTAATGGCAGTAAAGTTCCATATGAAACTGGAAGACATAATAGACACGGTGCACGTATTTCCAACGATGAGTGAGGGATTCAAGCTTGCGTGCCAGTCGTTTTTTGCAGATGTATCCAAACAGAGCTGCTGCACGGTATAACTTGCACAAAGCTGGATGGAATTAATTTATACTTTGGCTGCTAAAATTGACTGTGATAGCATGGACGAGAATAAAAGCAGCCTTATTTCGATTATAGAAAAGTATAGGGACGACATGGTAAGCACTATGTCAAAGATGGTCTCAATACCTTCGATTTCGCCGATGAGCGACGGAAAGGGCGAAGGCGCAAGGGCTGATTTCCTTGAAGGAAAGCTCAAGGAATGGGGATTCGAAGTAAAGAGGTATGAGTATACCGATGAGACAAGCACAAAAAGGCCGAACCTTGTAGCTAGGCATGGGAATGCTCCAAGCACAGTATGGTTTGTGGCGCACATGGACACAGTCGCGCCAGGCGACAGGGCTTTGTGGCTTACCGATCCTTTCAAGGCTGAGATAAAGGAAGGCAAAATTTACGGCAGAGGAACCAATGACAATGGGCAGGACTTAATAGCGTCGATGTACGCGCTAAGGGCGCTCAAGGAATTTGGCAAGGAAACGGCCTTCAACATAGGCGTTGCATTGGTGGCGGACGAGGAACTCGGAAGCAGGTACGGTATACAGAAACTTTTGCAGGAGCAGGGAATATTCGGTGATAAAGACATGTTCGTAGTTCCAGACTATCTTAGCGAAGGAGGAGGCATGGTTGAAATAGCGGAAAAAGGCTCGCTTTGGCTGAGGATAAAGGTCAACGGGAAGCAGGTGCACGCGAGCACGCCTGCATTAGGGGTCAACGCCAACAGAAATGCATCCAAGCTCATAACCAAGATTGACGAGGTGCTGCACCAGAAGTACAATGCAACGGATGGGCTCTACCAGCCGCCGTATTCGACTTTCGAGCCTACAAAGAGGGAGAAAAACGTAGACAGCGTTAATATAATACCAGGTTCGGATGTTTTCTATTTTGATTGCAGAGTGCTGCCAAAATACAAGCTGGACGATGTGCTCAATGATGTCAGAGCCGTATGCAATTCGGATGAATTCAAAGCAGTTAAAGTAGAAATAGAAACGTTCAGCAGGGAGGATCCGGCCTCGCCCACAAGCATGGATTCTGATGTGGTGAAACGCCTTCTCAAAAGCATAAAAGAGGTAATGGGAGTCGAGGCAAAGCCCATGGGCGTAGGCGGAGGCACGTGCGCAGCATTCTTCAGGCATAAAGGATTCCCTGCGGTTGCTTGGGGCACCGAAGCGGAGGACATGGCACACCAGCCCAACGAATACTGCAGGATAGACGACATGGTAAACGATGCAAAGGTATTCGCCAACATGTGCTTATAAATTTTAGCGTGGCATTGCTTTATTTTATTAGCATGCCCTGGGCTATGCGCTTTGAGCCGCCGCCCCTGAATTCCTTTGCCTTTAGCTTAGCAAGGCTTGACTTAATGAATTCGCTTGCATCCTTTCCTGAATCGTTTCCTGATATGCATACCACGTTTCCAGATTTATTATGGAGTATTATTATCCTTGATGAATCAGTATCGACAACCTTTGTGGCGATCTGCCTAAGCATGTCGATGTCGTAATCCATTTCATAAATCATCGATTTTTCATTCGAGGATAGAAGCTTTTCCGCAGCCTGTGACACTTTCTCTGATTTCATTGATTCTATTGCGCTTTTATATTCAGAGAGCTGCTTGGACATCTGCGACAGCGTGTCTGTCAGCTTGGAGCTGTCGGTGCCGAGTATCCTTTCCGCTTCCAAAAGTTTTTCTTCCATAGAGTTTATGTGCTTGTATGATGCAAGACCAGCTACGTACTCAAGCCTGTCTATGCCGTCGTGTATCCTTTGTGAGCCTATTATTTTTATCGTTCCTATTATAGATTCTATGCCCATAGCGTGTATCCCGCCGCACGCTTCCGCGTCTATCATATTGCCCTCCATGTCGGTTATCTCCACAATCCTTGGCCGTGCTACAGGGATCCCATGGCCCTGGTATATTGAAAACCCGAATTTTGACTCGGCTTCATTCCTGTCCATCTCTTTCATGGTTACGCGTATCCCGTTCTGGAGGTATGAATTTGCTGTGGCTTCTATCTCTTTAATCTGCTTGTCGCTAAGCTTTTCATAATGCGCTATGTCTATATGCGCCTTTGCAACACCTTTGTGCGCACCTTCCTGCCAAGCATGCTTTCCTAGCACGCTTCTTGCAGCTGCGCTTATAAGGTGCGTAGCAGTATGGTGCGCTATAAGCTGCATCCTCCTTTTCCTGTCAACCAAGCAATGCACTTTCGAACCAACCTTGAAGTTGGGCCTTCCTTCAAGGAGATGTACTATCACGCCGTTCTGCGACTGCACATCCTTGACCTTTATGCCGTCAATTGTGCCGTGGTCAGCTTCCTGGCC
This genomic interval carries:
- a CDS encoding M20 family metallo-hydrolase — encoded protein: MDENKSSLISIIEKYRDDMVSTMSKMVSIPSISPMSDGKGEGARADFLEGKLKEWGFEVKRYEYTDETSTKRPNLVARHGNAPSTVWFVAHMDTVAPGDRALWLTDPFKAEIKEGKIYGRGTNDNGQDLIASMYALRALKEFGKETAFNIGVALVADEELGSRYGIQKLLQEQGIFGDKDMFVVPDYLSEGGGMVEIAEKGSLWLRIKVNGKQVHASTPALGVNANRNASKLITKIDEVLHQKYNATDGLYQPPYSTFEPTKREKNVDSVNIIPGSDVFYFDCRVLPKYKLDDVLNDVRAVCNSDEFKAVKVEIETFSREDPASPTSMDSDVVKRLLKSIKEVMGVEAKPMGVGGGTCAAFFRHKGFPAVAWGTEAEDMAHQPNEYCRIDDMVNDAKVFANMCL
- a CDS encoding helix-turn-helix transcriptional regulator — its product is MKNSGACAAQEALSLVSKKWLLIALNSIAVYGPSRYNQLLERLSPISPKGLADVLKLMESNGLIRKDNDSVHYVITAKGSDLDRAALPLLKWSRPFCRDKNCSVAVEMDGQLSRSR
- a CDS encoding low molecular weight phosphatase family protein gives rise to the protein MALVLFVCKENTYRSQIAEALFNSMAKRDSAISASGAEPAKEISHDAIMLLKKTYGIDMSGQKPKMLTEKMLKSASRIITVCDPKDCVLLPKSYNAEHWSIPKFEGMNDEEKEKNLKNLYEKVKKLVNELEAGSP
- the ppa gene encoding inorganic diphosphatase, with protein sequence MNFSKQTDNFPETFYAFIEIPQGSGIKYEYKEDLEAVVVDRFLFTSMTYPTNYGFALGTKGKDGDPLDVLVMSQVPISSGMVIKVRAIGIAVMSDEEGSDNKVIAVPVEKVDPSFASYKDAQDIPEFMKNRIKHFFEHYKELEKGKFMKFEKFEGKEEAMKELKESRV
- the merA gene encoding mercury(II) reductase gives rise to the protein MEKFDYAIIGQGAAAFAAAIKANELGKNTVMIGKNATEGATLGGTCVNVGCVPSKRMITVARFARELKVKRFRGFDYDKGSLKYKEIVQEKDDLVKGFHESKYENVMDSLEKVTYLNEFGSLQGAGRIKAGSKEIEAGKILIATGARSFIPKVQGIETVKCLDNESALSLKELPESMVVIGGRAIGLEFAQMFSMFGTKVTVLQRSPTILPNWEPTISKHLDKYLRDDGIDIRTNVEVKSVAGSSGRTEVKALVNGKEESFVADKLLMATGRTPNTEKLGLKNVNLETNDKGFIKIDGMMQTNVKGIYAAGDVTGNPMLETLAAKEGNIATQNMFGNKKVKIDLNEVPSAVFTEPEAAMVGRTEEQVIKDLNNCGCNALPMALVPKAGIISDTRGVIKVVINPKTHEILGAHMLGHGAADLIHEAVMAVKFHMKLEDIIDTVHVFPTMSEGFKLACQSFFADVSKQSCCTV
- a CDS encoding redoxin domain-containing protein, whose product is MQKKRVIYVFAAILIAIALVYFFGINRSAGASQSFMPAVGAKAPNYSFIYASNGTVANVSSLTGKPVLLWFVATWCSGCAVGNEMLNDNISYFKNKGINVIEVELYKDLGYSGAPINTFVNDYAPDVTSYSNFRSAISGYNLSLAYDKDGYLDIYYLIGPNGKILYENDGSLAATMKNLKSKINSLSSSL